One genomic region from Spirosoma sp. KCTC 42546 encodes:
- a CDS encoding O-methyltransferase, protein MDQTQISLLQELEKFGKENDSQATRQDERMLNITADTGAFLALLIKATQAQKVLEIGTSNGYSTIWLADAVHPTGGHVTTIEMNERKAIRARENFRLANVEQSITLIVDQADEYLPSCNPHSFDFIFLDSERSHYTEWWPLVNTILKPGGLIAVDNAVSHQAELVAFTELVQQTPGMDTVLVPIGKGELLIWKQR, encoded by the coding sequence ATGGATCAGACACAGATAAGCTTACTTCAGGAGCTAGAGAAATTTGGCAAGGAAAATGACAGTCAGGCAACTCGTCAGGATGAGCGAATGCTCAATATCACAGCGGATACAGGCGCTTTTCTTGCCCTTCTGATCAAAGCAACTCAGGCACAAAAGGTTCTCGAAATTGGCACTTCCAACGGCTACTCAACCATCTGGCTGGCCGATGCAGTACACCCTACAGGTGGGCACGTAACTACAATTGAGATGAATGAACGTAAAGCCATTCGGGCGAGGGAGAATTTTCGGCTGGCTAACGTAGAGCAATCAATCACCCTTATAGTTGATCAGGCAGATGAGTACTTACCCTCCTGTAATCCACACTCTTTTGATTTTATTTTTCTCGACTCAGAACGCAGCCACTATACTGAGTGGTGGCCATTGGTCAACACAATTTTAAAACCAGGCGGCCTGATAGCAGTTGATAATGCCGTTTCACATCAGGCAGAGCTGGTCGCATTTACCGAACTAGTGCAACAAACGCCAGGTATGGATACTGTTTTAGTGCCAATCGGAAAAGGGGAATTACTAATTTGGAAACAGCGGTAG
- a CDS encoding O-acetyl-ADP-ribose deacetylase, translated as MATIQVILGDITKQAVDAIVNAANTSLLGGGGVDGAIHRAAGPELVAECRRLNGCKTGDAKITKGYRLPAKHVIHAVGPVWRGGRQNETELLASCYRRSLEIAAENKLISLAFPNISTGIYGYPKDKAAEVAISTVLQIREELTSVETILFVCFEADNFALYDQKLHAHKAN; from the coding sequence ATGGCAACAATTCAGGTTATTCTGGGTGATATTACCAAACAGGCAGTCGATGCGATTGTCAACGCGGCCAATACAAGTTTACTGGGTGGCGGAGGTGTCGATGGGGCTATTCACCGGGCAGCCGGTCCTGAACTGGTAGCTGAGTGTCGTAGGCTAAACGGCTGTAAAACGGGCGATGCCAAGATCACGAAAGGGTATCGGTTACCCGCTAAACATGTCATTCATGCCGTTGGCCCTGTATGGCGAGGGGGCCGGCAGAATGAGACCGAGTTGCTAGCAAGTTGCTACCGTCGGTCATTGGAAATTGCTGCCGAGAATAAGTTGATCAGCCTTGCGTTTCCGAATATCAGTACAGGCATTTACGGCTACCCCAAAGACAAAGCGGCTGAGGTTGCTATTAGCACTGTTCTCCAAATCCGGGAAGAACTAACCTCGGTTGAAACAATCTTGTTTGTATGTTTTGAGGCCGATAATTTTGCACTCTATGACCAGAAGCTACACGCACACAAGGCCAATTAG
- a CDS encoding sodium:solute symporter gives MSILDWSVLTLTLLGIIVYGIVRSRGSRSMDDYLLAGHSLPWYHVGLSVMATQASAITFLSAPGQGFADGMRFVQFYFGLPLAMVVLAVTFVPIFHKLKIFTAYEFLEERFDIRVRTLTAGLFLLQRGLSTGLSIYAPAIILSTILGWNIYWTNLLMGGMVLLYTVTGGTKAISYTHLQQMAIVTFAMGLAGYLTVKLLPEGVGFVDALHVAGKAGRMNLIDLKFDPSSRYNLWSGLIGGFFLQLSYFGTDQSQVGRYLTGETIGQSRLGLLMNGLLKVPMQFLILLVGVLVFVFYQFNPSPTFFNKRETELLKKSRYAGAYQLAEIKHQNLATQRQKAVLDMQVALKADDEAGQDAAGSILRETDEALNVVKADVADLIKKNNPAADTNDVNYVFLRFVLDYLPHGLIGLLIAVIFSASMGSIASAYNSLASTTVVDIYKRLVKKEGTDLHYLQASRWSTIGWGIFCIVVAMFANQLGSMIEAVNILGSLFYGVILGVFVVAFYVKSIGGRATFMATILAELLVIVSWYLDLTAFLWLNAIGCLLVVAIAWVLQKTVYR, from the coding sequence ATGAGTATCCTTGATTGGAGCGTATTAACTCTGACGTTGCTGGGCATTATCGTATATGGTATTGTTCGGAGCCGGGGAAGTCGTAGTATGGACGATTACCTGCTGGCTGGTCATTCGTTACCCTGGTATCATGTGGGCCTGTCCGTAATGGCAACACAGGCCAGTGCAATTACATTTTTATCGGCGCCGGGGCAGGGCTTTGCCGATGGTATGCGGTTCGTCCAGTTTTACTTCGGTTTACCACTGGCAATGGTGGTGCTGGCGGTAACCTTCGTCCCGATTTTTCATAAACTGAAAATCTTTACCGCTTATGAATTCCTGGAAGAGCGGTTCGATATCCGGGTAAGAACGCTCACGGCGGGCTTGTTTCTCCTACAACGGGGCTTATCGACGGGCTTGTCGATCTATGCGCCTGCCATTATTCTCTCTACTATTCTGGGCTGGAATATCTACTGGACCAATCTGCTGATGGGCGGTATGGTGCTCCTGTACACCGTTACGGGTGGTACCAAAGCAATTTCCTACACCCATCTGCAACAAATGGCGATTGTTACCTTTGCGATGGGGCTGGCGGGTTATCTCACCGTTAAATTATTGCCGGAAGGCGTGGGCTTTGTGGATGCTTTGCATGTAGCAGGTAAAGCGGGTCGGATGAATCTCATCGACCTCAAATTCGACCCAAGTAGCCGGTACAATCTCTGGTCGGGCTTGATTGGCGGGTTCTTTCTGCAACTATCCTACTTCGGAACCGATCAATCGCAGGTAGGGCGGTACCTAACGGGCGAAACGATTGGGCAAAGCCGGTTGGGGTTGCTGATGAACGGACTCCTAAAAGTGCCCATGCAGTTCCTGATTTTGCTGGTGGGGGTGCTGGTCTTTGTGTTTTATCAGTTCAATCCATCGCCCACCTTTTTCAATAAGCGGGAAACGGAACTGCTCAAAAAGAGCCGCTACGCGGGGGCGTACCAACTGGCCGAAATCAAGCATCAGAACCTGGCAACGCAGCGTCAAAAGGCCGTATTGGATATGCAGGTGGCATTGAAAGCCGATGATGAAGCCGGACAGGATGCAGCCGGGAGCATTCTTCGCGAAACCGACGAAGCCCTGAACGTAGTGAAAGCCGACGTGGCGGATCTGATCAAGAAAAACAATCCGGCCGCCGATACCAACGATGTCAACTATGTGTTTCTGCGTTTTGTGCTGGATTACCTACCGCATGGGCTGATTGGCTTGCTCATTGCCGTCATTTTCAGTGCGTCTATGGGGTCCATTGCATCGGCCTATAACTCGCTGGCGTCCACCACCGTTGTTGATATATATAAGCGGCTGGTCAAGAAGGAAGGCACCGACCTGCATTATTTGCAGGCATCCCGCTGGTCCACTATTGGCTGGGGGATTTTCTGCATTGTAGTGGCGATGTTTGCCAACCAGCTAGGCAGTATGATCGAGGCCGTTAATATTCTGGGTTCTCTCTTTTACGGGGTTATCCTGGGCGTATTTGTGGTGGCCTTTTACGTCAAATCCATCGGAGGACGCGCTACGTTTATGGCCACCATTCTGGCCGAGCTATTGGTCATCGTTAGCTGGTATCTGGACCTGACCGCCTTTCTGTGGCTGAACGCCATTGGCTGTTTACTGGTCGTTGCAATTGCCTGGGTATTGCAGAAAACGGTATATCGGTAG
- a CDS encoding two-component regulator propeller domain-containing protein, translating into MDRPARLIFRLLGLMLLSGLIANSWGQVPVREPQFDRLSSKNGLSHNSIVCIWQDTDGFLWLGTKDGLNKYDGYAFTVYKPDPGDPDNTFKHNWISGICEDRKGRMWVATLGGGLHLFNRQTGKTTAYRIDPARISLRNAMHSIVEDKQGLLWIASREGLNRFDPETRKFTLFPSPNSKRPDVFTVQEDKQGRLWVGSSDGLYQFNCRTGVYSRFNLTRDQSDTTAVCLVFPDPSGAVWIGALSGKLYRLTAAGKLQTIYTYQPKGREINRFYPFGVLKTDAAGDLWGTLPGHDGLIHVTATTGQLARVLANPAQTGSLSSNTIFSLCFDREGILWVGTDNGLDKHVAQPKKFHTFQPIINNNITRLPANSVRAICQDHTGVIWFSNDLGELYSFDRPTGRYQRYSLKPTMPGQGFSDGVSAIYEDRAGQVWVSAGLYLHRFDRKTGRFVRYRSQIRVRSIREDAAGNLWMAGRGLACFTPRTQQFTYYYPNPKNPASLGDDVLIVALPTQDGTVWAASTRRGLSRLDVSTGRFTQYQPNYQHPLGHLTDKDVRSLYEDHRGQLWIGTNQGGLNRYDARTNSFVAFTTNDGLPNNHIAGIVADKDGNLWLSTNQGICKFNPTTRTCRNYDESDGLQANEFFEVYAKGVDGQLLFGGPNGFNIVSPSQIHDNPLIPPVRITRVQVQNKTEQLPTGTLELPYQENDISFDFVALNFNMPEKNQYAYQLTRVDKDWVYSGTRRFVSYTNLEPGDYVFQVKASNNDGVWNEKGTKLSIRIQAPFWQTWWFRALLILLSFGLIYLGLQYRIRQVKQQEAQKTAFNKQLAAMEMQALRAQMNPHFIFNSLNSINRFIMKNESEKASDYLAKFSKLIRLILHHSSMPVVTLESELDALQLYLTLESLRFDGQFTFSIRVGEEVEPAYTELPPMIIQPYVENAIWHGLMHKEGGGRITIDWAVENDTLICTIDDNGIGRKKAAELKSKSATRTKSLGMQITSNRLKLSQLLDGRQPTVLIQDLVDPEGEPAGTSVVVRIPIG; encoded by the coding sequence ATGGACCGCCCTGCTCGTCTGATTTTTAGGCTCCTGGGTCTGATGCTCCTGAGCGGCCTAATAGCCAATAGTTGGGGGCAGGTTCCGGTTAGAGAACCTCAATTTGACCGATTATCGTCGAAAAACGGCCTTTCTCATAATTCGATCGTTTGTATCTGGCAGGATACGGATGGGTTCCTATGGCTTGGTACAAAAGACGGTCTAAATAAGTATGATGGCTACGCATTCACCGTCTACAAGCCGGACCCCGGCGATCCTGACAACACGTTTAAACACAACTGGATTTCAGGTATTTGCGAGGATCGAAAAGGAAGGATGTGGGTAGCAACCCTGGGCGGAGGTCTTCATTTATTTAACCGGCAAACCGGCAAAACCACGGCTTACCGAATTGACCCGGCCCGGATTTCGCTCCGTAATGCCATGCATTCAATTGTTGAGGATAAACAGGGCCTTCTATGGATTGCATCGCGGGAAGGACTGAACCGATTCGACCCGGAAACAAGGAAATTCACCTTGTTTCCGTCGCCCAATTCAAAGCGGCCAGATGTATTTACCGTACAGGAGGATAAACAGGGTCGATTGTGGGTCGGTTCTAGTGATGGATTGTATCAATTCAATTGTCGGACAGGGGTCTATAGTCGTTTCAACTTAACGCGGGATCAGTCCGATACGACTGCTGTTTGCCTGGTTTTTCCCGATCCATCGGGCGCTGTATGGATTGGAGCCCTGTCTGGTAAGCTCTACCGGTTAACGGCGGCAGGAAAGCTCCAGACGATCTATACCTACCAGCCTAAAGGTCGGGAAATCAATCGGTTTTACCCATTTGGCGTTCTTAAAACGGATGCGGCTGGTGATCTCTGGGGAACCCTGCCTGGTCATGATGGCCTGATTCATGTAACTGCTACTACGGGGCAACTGGCTCGTGTACTGGCTAATCCGGCTCAAACGGGAAGCCTAAGCAGCAACACAATTTTTTCACTTTGTTTTGATAGGGAAGGAATTTTATGGGTTGGTACCGATAATGGCCTGGATAAGCACGTAGCACAGCCTAAAAAGTTTCATACGTTTCAGCCAATTATCAACAACAACATTACCCGCTTACCAGCCAATAGTGTTCGAGCTATCTGCCAGGATCATACAGGGGTGATTTGGTTTAGTAATGACCTTGGAGAACTCTATTCATTTGATCGCCCGACAGGCCGCTATCAACGCTATTCGCTGAAACCAACTATGCCTGGTCAGGGATTCAGCGACGGTGTTTCAGCCATTTACGAAGATCGTGCCGGGCAAGTGTGGGTTAGCGCTGGGCTTTATCTGCATCGGTTCGATCGAAAGACGGGTCGCTTTGTTCGGTATCGTAGTCAGATTCGGGTTCGTAGCATTCGGGAAGATGCAGCGGGTAACTTGTGGATGGCGGGGCGGGGCCTGGCCTGTTTTACTCCTCGTACCCAACAGTTTACCTACTATTACCCCAACCCAAAAAATCCAGCCAGCCTGGGTGATGATGTCCTGATTGTTGCACTGCCTACGCAGGATGGAACCGTTTGGGCAGCCTCTACCCGAAGAGGGCTTAGTCGGCTTGATGTATCAACGGGCCGATTTACCCAGTATCAACCCAATTACCAGCACCCATTGGGCCACCTGACCGACAAAGATGTTCGTAGCCTGTACGAGGATCACCGGGGGCAGTTATGGATTGGTACCAACCAGGGCGGGTTAAATAGGTATGATGCCCGCACCAATTCATTCGTAGCCTTTACCACCAATGATGGGTTGCCTAATAATCATATTGCCGGCATTGTAGCGGATAAGGATGGTAATCTCTGGCTTTCTACCAACCAGGGCATTTGCAAGTTTAACCCTACAACCAGAACATGCCGGAATTATGATGAGAGCGATGGCTTGCAGGCCAATGAGTTTTTTGAAGTCTATGCAAAAGGAGTAGATGGCCAGTTGCTTTTTGGTGGCCCCAATGGATTCAATATAGTCTCGCCATCCCAGATTCATGATAACCCCCTGATTCCACCCGTACGGATTACCCGCGTACAGGTTCAGAACAAGACTGAGCAACTACCTACAGGAACCCTGGAGCTTCCGTATCAGGAAAACGATATTTCGTTTGACTTTGTGGCACTCAACTTTAACATGCCGGAGAAAAATCAATACGCCTACCAGCTTACCAGAGTCGATAAAGACTGGGTGTATAGCGGTACCCGCCGGTTTGTGAGCTATACCAATCTTGAACCGGGTGACTATGTATTTCAGGTAAAAGCATCGAATAACGATGGGGTCTGGAATGAAAAAGGAACAAAACTCAGTATCCGTATTCAGGCACCTTTTTGGCAAACCTGGTGGTTTCGGGCGCTACTAATACTGCTCAGTTTCGGTCTTATATACCTGGGCCTTCAGTACCGAATCCGGCAGGTAAAGCAGCAGGAAGCGCAAAAAACAGCCTTCAACAAGCAGCTAGCAGCTATGGAAATGCAGGCACTCCGGGCACAGATGAACCCGCATTTTATTTTTAATAGTCTCAATTCAATCAACCGGTTCATTATGAAAAATGAATCGGAGAAAGCGTCCGATTATCTGGCCAAGTTTTCCAAACTGATCCGGTTAATTCTGCACCATTCCAGTATGCCCGTGGTGACGCTGGAAAGTGAGCTGGACGCGCTTCAACTGTACCTGACGCTGGAGTCACTTCGCTTCGATGGTCAGTTCACCTTTTCGATTCGGGTTGGTGAGGAAGTAGAGCCTGCTTATACCGAATTACCACCCATGATTATTCAGCCCTACGTCGAAAATGCCATTTGGCATGGCTTGATGCACAAAGAGGGTGGTGGCCGCATCACGATTGACTGGGCGGTGGAAAATGATACGCTGATCTGTACGATTGATGATAATGGCATTGGCAGGAAGAAGGCTGCCGAGTTGAAAAGTAAATCGGCCACACGGACTAAATCGCTGGGTATGCAGATCACGTCGAACCGACTGAAATTGAGTCAGTTGTTAGATGGCAGGCAGCCAACTGTACTCATTCAGGACTTGGTTGACCCTGAGGGTGAGCCTGCTGGAACAAGTGTAGTCGTGCGGATTCCCATTGGCTAA
- a CDS encoding aspartate aminotransferase family protein, which translates to MQTLTPRQLFFQHIAQTSDFPLGLEIERAEGIYLYRQGDSKPYMDLISGIGVSNVGHRHPRVLEAIHNQLDKYLHLMVYGEYIQPPQTQLAQALATTLPTELDTVYFTNSGTEAVEGAMKLAKRYTGRTELISCVNAYHGSTQGALSLSGDENFKRNYRPLLPDIRHIRYRNSPDIEQITSRTAAVIMEVVGGEAGVRVPDTAYLQAVRQRCTDVGALLIFDEIQTGFGRTGTFWAFEGFSQAGVPVHPDILLCAKGMGGGMPIGAFISSAEKMSVFKNNPILGHITTFGGHPVSCAASLATLQVIQDQKLHEQAEAKGQLFKELLKHPAIREVRGKGLMLAVEFESFAVLKPVIDRAIEKGVITDWFLFCDNSMRIAPPLIITEDQIREACAVILDAIG; encoded by the coding sequence ATGCAAACGCTTACTCCCCGGCAATTATTTTTTCAGCATATAGCCCAGACCTCCGATTTCCCTTTAGGGTTGGAAATCGAACGAGCTGAAGGTATTTATTTATACAGGCAAGGGGACAGTAAGCCCTATATGGATCTGATTTCCGGGATTGGCGTGAGTAACGTTGGACATCGGCATCCGCGTGTTCTCGAAGCCATTCACAACCAGTTGGATAAATACTTACACCTCATGGTGTATGGCGAATACATCCAGCCCCCCCAAACCCAACTCGCTCAAGCGCTGGCAACTACCCTGCCAACTGAATTAGATACCGTCTATTTCACAAACTCCGGCACCGAAGCGGTTGAGGGGGCCATGAAACTAGCCAAACGCTACACGGGTCGCACTGAGCTGATTAGTTGCGTCAACGCCTACCACGGCTCTACCCAGGGCGCTCTTTCCCTCTCCGGCGACGAAAACTTCAAGCGAAACTACCGCCCCCTCCTACCCGATATTCGACATATCCGATACAGAAACTCGCCTGATATTGAGCAAATTACGTCCCGTACCGCAGCTGTCATTATGGAAGTTGTTGGGGGCGAGGCAGGTGTTCGCGTACCCGATACCGCTTATTTACAGGCCGTTCGACAACGCTGCACCGATGTAGGTGCGTTGCTGATTTTCGACGAAATTCAGACGGGCTTTGGTCGAACGGGTACGTTCTGGGCATTTGAAGGATTTAGTCAGGCTGGCGTTCCGGTTCATCCCGACATTCTGCTGTGCGCTAAGGGAATGGGGGGCGGCATGCCCATTGGCGCGTTTATTAGCTCGGCGGAGAAAATGAGCGTTTTCAAAAACAATCCGATTCTGGGGCACATCACCACTTTTGGGGGGCACCCGGTTTCATGCGCGGCTTCATTGGCTACGCTTCAGGTAATTCAGGACCAGAAACTTCATGAACAGGCCGAGGCTAAGGGGCAGCTGTTCAAGGAATTGCTAAAACACCCTGCCATTCGGGAAGTGCGTGGTAAAGGGCTAATGCTAGCCGTTGAATTTGAATCGTTCGCGGTATTGAAACCCGTCATTGACCGGGCTATTGAAAAAGGGGTTATTACTGACTGGTTTTTATTCTGCGACAATTCGATGCGGATTGCGCCACCTTTGATTATTACCGAAGACCAAATTCGGGAAGCCTGTGCCGTGATTCTGGATGCCATAGGCTAG
- a CDS encoding LytTR family DNA-binding domain-containing protein, whose amino-acid sequence MIKALIIDDEAHCRETLSMQLAKYCPQVTVVAECRSAAEGLKAIADHTPDLLFLDVEMPIMNGFEMLEQLPNIPFDIIFTTGYDTYAIKAIRFSALDYLLKPIDKDDLLKAVAKVNPQPEPQMAQQIELLLQKLGHKPALQKIALPSLQGFELVLIDTIIRCEADNNYTHVFLKSRQSLLVSRTLKEIEELLEESSFLRVHQSHLINLNEIIRYVRGEGGYVVMSDNSTVHVSRSRKDELLKIFR is encoded by the coding sequence ATGATAAAAGCACTCATTATTGACGACGAAGCCCATTGCCGGGAGACGTTATCCATGCAATTAGCCAAATATTGCCCGCAGGTAACGGTAGTTGCCGAGTGCCGGTCTGCCGCCGAAGGGCTGAAAGCGATTGCAGATCACACACCTGACCTGCTTTTTCTGGATGTGGAGATGCCGATAATGAATGGCTTTGAAATGCTGGAACAACTCCCCAATATTCCCTTCGATATTATCTTCACCACCGGATACGATACCTATGCCATAAAAGCTATTCGGTTTAGTGCGCTGGATTATTTACTGAAGCCCATTGATAAAGACGATTTGTTGAAAGCCGTTGCCAAAGTTAACCCGCAACCAGAGCCACAGATGGCGCAACAAATTGAGTTACTGCTGCAAAAACTGGGTCATAAACCTGCCTTACAAAAAATTGCACTGCCAAGCCTACAGGGATTTGAACTGGTACTGATCGATACGATTATCCGCTGTGAAGCCGACAATAACTACACCCATGTTTTCCTGAAGTCACGCCAGTCGTTACTCGTATCCCGAACCTTAAAAGAGATTGAGGAGCTGTTGGAGGAGAGTTCGTTTTTACGCGTTCATCAATCCCACTTAATTAATCTGAACGAAATTATCCGCTACGTTCGGGGAGAAGGGGGGTATGTGGTGATGAGCGATAATTCAACCGTTCACGTATCCCGAAGTCGGAAAGATGAACTCCTGAAAATTTTCAGGTGA
- a CDS encoding NUDIX hydrolase: MHRQLLLQLLQQHSPADPNEQAMNQATIAFVEQYPDCFERSLLIGHITGSAWIVSPDRTQTLLIHHRKLDRWLQPGGHADGDPDVAAVALREAQEETGLTSLRLLMPADGTPAIFDVDVHQIPARHDVPEHLHYDIRFLLEADPDEPFGVSDEIKNIQWFSLEMVDNYTDSESILRLIRKNMA, translated from the coding sequence ATGCATCGCCAATTGTTACTTCAACTGCTTCAGCAGCATTCCCCCGCCGATCCGAATGAACAGGCTATGAATCAGGCCACTATCGCCTTTGTTGAGCAATACCCCGATTGCTTCGAGCGGTCGTTGCTTATCGGTCACATTACGGGATCGGCCTGGATTGTTAGCCCCGACCGGACACAAACGCTCCTGATTCATCACCGTAAACTTGATCGTTGGCTCCAGCCCGGCGGTCATGCCGATGGTGATCCCGATGTAGCCGCTGTTGCTCTGCGGGAAGCTCAGGAAGAAACTGGCCTAACATCCCTGAGGCTGCTCATGCCCGCCGACGGTACCCCGGCTATTTTCGATGTGGATGTACACCAAATTCCGGCCCGGCATGATGTGCCTGAACACCTGCATTATGACATCCGTTTTTTACTGGAAGCAGACCCGGATGAGCCATTTGGCGTTTCAGATGAAATTAAGAATATTCAGTGGTTTTCGTTAGAAATGGTAGATAATTACACTGATTCGGAGTCTATTTTGCGATTAATACGAAAAAATATGGCTTAA
- a CDS encoding DUF2911 domain-containing protein produces MHKLSLTVATICLAAQLTTAQIKLPSPSPGASVMQTIGTTDLTVTYSRPSLKGRTPFTDSFVPLGKVWRTGANGATNFTTTTDLMVNGKTLPAGTYAILSIPEDGSATLIFSKNKTVTEQTYKQEEDALRVNLTPAENSEKVETFTIDFSDLSDSTAKMNFKWANVVASASLKVDVTANAAANVDKAVADKPDDAAVLQAAASYNLSKGRNLEQSLTWIDKSIAKGENYRNLYVKSQILAKMGKYTDALPLAQKALSMGQTSNDAAFPFFKDGIEKSITEYTAKVPAAMPAMKAGKGKKKA; encoded by the coding sequence ATGCACAAACTTTCGCTCACAGTAGCTACTATTTGTTTAGCTGCTCAGTTAACCACCGCCCAGATTAAATTACCTTCGCCTAGCCCCGGAGCTTCGGTTATGCAAACCATTGGCACCACCGATCTAACCGTAACGTACTCACGCCCAAGCCTTAAAGGACGCACTCCCTTTACCGATTCGTTCGTTCCCCTCGGAAAAGTATGGCGGACAGGTGCCAATGGTGCCACCAACTTTACCACCACGACCGATCTGATGGTGAATGGCAAAACCCTGCCTGCCGGAACCTATGCTATTTTATCGATTCCAGAAGATGGTAGTGCCACACTGATTTTCAGTAAGAACAAAACCGTTACGGAACAGACCTACAAACAGGAAGAAGACGCCCTGCGCGTGAATCTTACCCCTGCCGAAAACAGTGAGAAAGTGGAAACCTTCACGATTGATTTCAGTGACCTGAGCGATAGCACAGCCAAGATGAATTTCAAGTGGGCCAACGTTGTTGCAAGTGCTAGTTTAAAAGTGGACGTAACCGCCAATGCAGCCGCTAACGTAGACAAAGCCGTTGCCGACAAGCCCGACGATGCCGCCGTTTTACAGGCAGCCGCCAGCTACAACCTGTCGAAAGGCCGCAACCTGGAGCAGTCGTTAACCTGGATAGACAAGTCGATTGCCAAAGGCGAAAACTACCGGAACCTATACGTAAAATCGCAGATTCTGGCCAAGATGGGCAAGTACACTGATGCGCTGCCACTGGCGCAGAAAGCCCTTTCGATGGGTCAAACATCGAACGATGCCGCCTTCCCGTTCTTTAAGGATGGTATTGAGAAAAGCATTACGGAATACACCGCGAAAGTTCCGGCGGCTATGCCTGCCATGAAAGCTGGAAAGGGTAAGAAGAAGGCGTAA